A genomic stretch from Flavobacteriales bacterium includes:
- a CDS encoding insulinase family protein, producing the protein MLDRTLQPNFGKIESIDLMEPKVRHLDNGIPVFSIDAGEQEVLKVELVFDAGTASSDKLLVASSTVKLLTEGTEKRSAQEIAEDMDFYGAHLQTEIGHDDGSLVLYTLSKHLKNTIGTLAETYAEANFPERDLETFLLKHKQELLVNEEKVGYLSARVFGTALFGEGHPYGRSAYSKDYEAVTRNDLVDFHAANLQGRIKYIFLAGKLDGDTIQLLNTYFGQTSRQPIPSTEVTVSPQDERTFHVEKAGAVQNAIKIGRVLFNRTHPDYIGMQILSTVLGGYFGSRLMDNIREDKGYTYGIRAGMVSLKHSGYFTISTEVGSDVCAPALTEIYREIERLRKELIPLHELELVRNYMLGSVLKSIDGPFHISEKWKGYIQYGLGMDAHHDLVKQIRTITSERLRELANQYLQPNDLVQVTAGSKFQD; encoded by the coding sequence ATGCTTGACAGAACACTACAACCGAATTTCGGCAAGATCGAGAGCATCGACCTGATGGAGCCGAAGGTGCGCCACCTCGATAATGGAATCCCTGTTTTCAGCATTGATGCGGGCGAACAGGAAGTGCTGAAAGTAGAACTGGTATTTGATGCTGGAACCGCTTCGAGCGATAAGCTCTTGGTGGCTTCTTCCACAGTAAAGTTGCTGACCGAGGGAACTGAGAAGCGCTCGGCACAGGAAATTGCCGAAGACATGGATTTTTATGGTGCGCACCTCCAAACAGAGATCGGGCACGATGACGGTTCATTGGTGCTATACACGTTGAGCAAGCATCTGAAAAACACCATTGGAACGCTTGCAGAAACATACGCTGAGGCCAATTTCCCAGAAAGAGACCTGGAGACTTTCCTTCTTAAACACAAACAGGAACTGTTGGTGAATGAGGAGAAGGTGGGTTATCTCTCAGCTCGCGTGTTCGGCACAGCACTTTTCGGAGAAGGGCATCCGTACGGACGCTCGGCATATTCCAAAGATTATGAAGCGGTTACCCGCAACGACCTTGTGGATTTTCATGCAGCCAATCTTCAAGGCCGCATCAAGTACATTTTCCTTGCGGGAAAGCTTGACGGAGACACCATCCAGCTGTTGAACACCTATTTCGGACAGACATCAAGACAACCGATTCCGAGTACTGAGGTGACGGTTTCTCCTCAGGATGAACGCACATTTCATGTAGAAAAGGCAGGCGCGGTTCAGAACGCCATCAAGATCGGACGCGTGCTGTTCAACCGTACGCATCCCGACTACATAGGTATGCAGATCCTATCAACGGTGCTTGGGGGCTATTTCGGCTCAAGACTGATGGACAATATTCGTGAAGACAAAGGCTACACGTACGGAATCCGTGCGGGAATGGTGAGTTTGAAACACAGCGGGTACTTCACCATTTCCACAGAAGTGGGCTCCGATGTCTGCGCTCCGGCACTTACCGAGATCTACCGCGAAATCGAGCGACTGCGGAAGGAACTGATTCCATTGCATGAACTGGAACTGGTTCGAAACTACATGCTCGGTTCTGTGCTGAAGAGCATTGACGGACCGTTCCACATTTCGGAGAAGTGGAAAGGCTACATCCAGTACGGCCTTGGCATGGATGCCCATCACGACCTTGTAAAGCAGATCCGGACCATTACATCCGAACGGCTACGCGAACTTGCCAACCAATACCTTCAACCGAACGACCTTGTACAGGTGACCGCAGGCAGCAAATTCCAAGATTGA